GCGCCAAAACCACGATCAAGCTGGGCACGCTGGTGGGCAGCCATAAAGTGCTGGCGCGCGTCAATGGCGAAGCCAATCTGGTGGAAGAGTTCGAGATCGAGACCCAACCCGGTCCGCCTGACCGGCTGCAGGTGCTGTCGGGCAATCTGCTGATGCAACCGGCGGGCACGCAAATGCCCGAGCCGCTCAGCCTGCAGCTCAAGGATGCCCACGGCAACCCCGTGCCCGAGCAGACGGTGATGTTCGAAGTAGTGCACAACAACGGCAGTCTGGAGCAGAACAAATCGCGTTTGGAAGTGCACACCGATCAAGAGGGCATTGCGCGGGTGGGATTCCGGCTGGGCGAGACGCCGGGCGCCAACATCGTGCGGGCCTGGGTGAAGAGCAAGAGCACGCGCCGCCTGGAAGCCTCCTTTGAATCACTGGGAAAGGAGTGAGCTTCGTCATGAGCGGCAGCGGCATGATCGTGCGCTACATCGACATCGTGATGATTCTGCTGTTCGGCTTCATCTGCAGCGCCGAATTGAGCCAAACCAGCCATATCGAGCTGGCCAAGACGGTGGAATTGCCGTTGAGCAATCCCGATCCCGAAGTGGTGATTTTCGTCGGTATTCTACCGGACGGCTACTATCTCTTCGACAATGAGAAACATCGCACCGCCGATCCGGCCGTGCTCGAACAGTATCTTCAGCAAACCAAAGCCAGTTTGGAAGAATCGCGTTACAAAATGCGCGTACGGTTGCGTGCCAACCACGATACGCCGATCCGGTTTTTGATGAAAGCCGCCGAGGTGTGCGACCGCCTCGAGGTGTTGAAGACTTTCGACGTCCGCGTCGGATCGAACGTAAGGAGCTGAGGAACGGCCATGGGCAAAGGCAGCATGATCATTCGTTACATCGACATCGCGCTCACGGTGTTGTTCGGCTTCATCGCGATCAGCGACATCGAACAGAAGACGCAGGTGCGGCTGCCGCGCAGCGTTTCGGCGGTGAGCACGCCCGCCGCGATCAACACCGTCTCGCTCGTGGTCTTGCCCGGCCCGGTTTATACCCTGCTGGAAGGCGCCACCGAGGTGATCAGCAATCCCGAACTGGAGCGCGTCGAACAGGAACTCATCAACGTGCGGCAGAAGTACCTGGATCGGCAGCAGGACATCATCGTGCTGATTCAGCCCGACCCCAACTCCCCGGTGCAGTTGACGGTCAATGTGTTGGACATTTGCGAACGGAATCAAATTCAGCGAAACATAAATTATGTCGAGCCTGGTGTATAGCCTGCGCGGCCGCCTGCGCCGCGCCGAGCCGGAAAAGCTGTGGACGTACGGCTTGACGACATTGTTCGTGCTCGTCATCTACCTGCTGCTCTTGCAGGTGCGATTGTCCGAGCCGCGCTTCGACGTGGAAAAGTTCCGGGAAATCGACTTTTCCCGCTTCGAACCGCCCAAGCCCAAAGCCGCCGCCGCCGCCAAGAAAACCCCGGCGGAAATGCCCAAGGAGCCGGTGGCCAGCCGCGCGGCGCCGGCCAACATCGAAGAAATCGATCTGTCGAATCTGGAAGATCTGACCAAGATGACCCAGATCGTGCCGAAGGATCTGTCCACCCTCAGCCGCATCGCCTCGGTGCCGCAAGCGCTGCAACTGCCGGAAATCAGCGTGGGGACCACCACCATGCCGCCGGTGAATGCGCCGGTGGTGGCCAATGTCAAGGATGGCCTGCCGGTATTGGGCACCCCCAGCAACGTGTACAATCCCAATCTCGCCAGCGCGCGCGTGGGTTATGGCGGCGCACCGGGCGGCTCCGGCTACTCCACCGGCCGCACCGGCCCGCTGCCCGGGCCCAAGCGCGACACCGATGCCGTCGAGAAGATCGACGTGCGCAGCTTCGACGAGAAGAAGCGCCAGACAATCGATTTCGATAAGCTCTTTCGCGAGTTGCTGGAATGGCTGAAGAAGAATCAATCCGAGCTTTCGCCCTCGCTCA
This genomic interval from bacterium contains the following:
- a CDS encoding biopolymer transporter ExbD; the protein is MGKGSMIIRYIDIALTVLFGFIAISDIEQKTQVRLPRSVSAVSTPAAINTVSLVVLPGPVYTLLEGATEVISNPELERVEQELINVRQKYLDRQQDIIVLIQPDPNSPVQLTVNVLDICERNQIQRNINYVEPGV
- a CDS encoding biopolymer transporter ExbD: MSFVMSGSGMIVRYIDIVMILLFGFICSAELSQTSHIELAKTVELPLSNPDPEVVIFVGILPDGYYLFDNEKHRTADPAVLEQYLQQTKASLEESRYKMRVRLRANHDTPIRFLMKAAEVCDRLEVLKTFDVRVGSNVRS